In Enoplosus armatus isolate fEnoArm2 chromosome 2, fEnoArm2.hap1, whole genome shotgun sequence, one DNA window encodes the following:
- the LOC139297765 gene encoding ATP synthase subunit d, mitochondrial-like: MAGRRAALKAIDWVAFAERVPPNQRGMFNTLKTRSDAITAKLTSLPETPAAIDWSYYRSAVAKAGMVDEFEKKFKALQIPEPVDTQTSAINSQEAESNKSASAYIEGSKARIVQYEQELDKFKNMIPFDQMTIEDLNNTFPETKLDKVKHPYWPHKPVAEL; encoded by the exons ATGGCAGGCCGTCGTGCAGCCCTGAAGGCCATTGACTGGGTGGCCTTTGCTGAGCGGGTTCCACCCAACCAGAGGGGCATGTTCAACACACTGAAGACTCGCAGTGATGCCATCACTGCCAA ACTAACCTCCCTGCCAGAGACTCCTGCAGCCATTGACTGGAGTTACTACAGGAGCGCAGTGGCCAAAGCCGGGATGGTCGATGAGTTTGAGAAGAAG TTCAAAGCCCTGCAGATCCCTGAGCCTGTTGACACACAGACGAGCGCCATCAATTCACAGGAGGCTGAATCT AACAAAAGTGCATCAGCCTACATTGAAGGATCTAAGGCCCGCATTGTTCAGTATGAGCAGGAG TTGGATAAGTTTAAGAACATGATACCCTTCGACCAGATGACCATCGAGGACCTCAACAACACCTTCCCTGAGACCAAGTTGGACAAGGTCAAACACCCCTACTGGCCCCACAAGCCTGTTGCAGAACTGTAA